The following is a genomic window from Lycorma delicatula isolate Av1 chromosome 6, ASM4794821v1, whole genome shotgun sequence.
tattgcatttttaggGTGCAGCTGTTGACAAAACTTCCTCCCAAAACAATATATTCCATGTTATTAACAGTATCGCTTAACAAATAGTCCTTACTAATTAAGACAAGGTTTTGATTTCTACGAACAGCAAAAAAATATTGGCCAAAaacatcaatatttataaaaattgtgtccTATGCCTCCAGTGTGGTAAGGtcatattattttcaaactagaatgtttattaatttttacataataaaatattattgtaaatgaaataaaacacttatggtaataagattgaaaaattgataagGAGTGGTAAGAACTGTAAAatgcaataagaaaaataaacagtaacgaatgaaagttgttaaaattttattagtatattcctttaataattttaagagatgtaattaaataattaatgtagaaaataaaataagtacaataataaaactaaaataatgcttttgtatatattgtacaaaaaaaaagtactaatataagaatgctaattcttatatagtaaattaaacaatttatttttatttttcagatttaaaatgtacacgaaaaatttatttgtatgtttagtGATCTCAGTTTTAATCATAGCTGAATTGGATTTAGCACAAGCTCAAAATTGTCCTTGCCATCGTGTGCTCAGACCAGTTTGTGGTACAGATGGTAAAACATATGCAAATGAATGTCTATTAGAATGCAGAATGAAGGACGTAGCTGGTAATTACTTTTACACATTGTTATTATAACTGATTATGCAACaacatttagtttaataattatcacGAAGATGGTTCAAGGTTGGTTATCTCATTTTCTAGACTTAATCTGGTGAATTTagggaagagaaaaaataataaaattaccagaaaaaaatattccattaatcaAATTAGTCACACAATGAACACGTTTAAGTTTAATATGCCCAACATTTCAGAGGATAAACTGTTGTTGACAAATAAAAACCACTGTAGCTGTAATTCTTGAGTGTTAGTTCATTTCAGCTTCAGCAATCCTCAGATGTCTCTAAcataccatatttttaaatattctaaaaaaagattaaggGATAGGGAGAAAACTGGAGACAGGAAAGCTACAAAGTTTCTAAATCATGCTAACAAATGTACTTTTGACTAATACTATGTCGTTAGAGCAATGTGTTCAATAATCCTACCTTATGGGTAGATAACATTATTTGAATTGACTCTTTACATCTCAACAAACGTAAGATTTTGCTACACTACTGGACTGCTTgacaaaattaatattgcatCTATGCTTCATCAGTTCCGCGCTGCATACAACACCTTTCTAGACGCAATCAACTTAATTTCATGCACAAAAAATGTAACAACTTGCAACTGAAGATGAAataatctatctatttttttctcttcatcaaactatttataatattacttctaATATTTCTACCTCAATATATGCTTCTCTCATACTGTAAGGTGTGTCCTTGCTTACAATAatcttattcttataaaataaatagtaaaaataacaatgatacaGACATTAAAATAACTAGCAcacttaatttaatgataatgaaaattctGTAAGTGTacaatgcaaaattaaatatttatacccaTACTgaataaaagtagtaataattataaaaatgtgttgtacttattaataataataaaagaaaataataatgcttaatataaaatatatgaacagcTGTAAGAGATGCTTGCAACCTATCTCTACTTGTACCCATACGACTGTTGGGTCAACTGGGAGTTTAGAAGCCTTAGTCAACATTTTTTGTCAAGCAGTGTAATTTGatcactgtatttaattttaggaAGAATTAAAAAGTCTTATAACTGAAAGGCATGAGGCAATCTGTGCACCGATCGAAAATAAAACAGTCCCTGGATGCATACGTAACCCTACATCAAATCTTCCCAGTATGCCTTGGGTCAACAAGTCCTGACATGTTCAACACAGACTTACAGGAATAGAAGGCCTAATCCAAAATGGGAATGTAGAGATCAAGGATAAGAAAACTAGATCGATGATAAGCAAAACTGAGCTACCAAAAGAGGAACTACAACACAAAAGTAAAATGACCTCCATCCATAGGAACTCTAGGATCCCTCCAAGCAACAGGAACAACCGTTGTCACAATTCCTCCAGTCAATAATCCTTTGTGAGGAAGGAATATTGTTATCATAAAGATAACAAGATAtgtttttagtaatgaaattaaattcttatcttTTGGAATTTATCTACGAaccattacaaaagataaaattgcaaaatattaaaaacaacatttttcgattttttttttcaattattctctgAAGAAACCTGTTGGCAATGctgaaaaatcataagaaatatatgacttctttattcttaatttctAGGTCATGATCCACTCCCATATGAAAACATTTctcaaacaatttaaataatactttcctTTAAAgtgaaacttaaataaatatagagttaaggtaacttaataataaaatctgtaaacaaaaataaaaatgaaattaatctaagTATACAGAGGAAGAGATGGTGATTGGAAGCG
Proteins encoded in this region:
- the LOC142326332 gene encoding leech-derived tryptase inhibitor C-like, with amino-acid sequence MYTKNLFVCLVISVLIIAELDLAQAQNCPCHRVLRPVCGTDGKTYANECLLECRMKDVAGLSIKHEGSCEAD